Genomic window (Egicoccus halophilus):
CGAGGCCCACGCCGCCTACGTCGACGCGATCACGACCTATCTCGACGGCTCGGCCGTCGAGGCCCTGTTGCCACTGGAGGGCTCGTCATGAGCACCGTCTCCTCGACCCGCACCGACCGCCCGCCCCGCGTGCAGCCCACGCTGGTGCTCGGCCTGCTGCTCATCGCCGCCGGCGGCGTGCTGCTGCTGGACCGGATGGGCCACCTCGACGCCTGGGCGCTGGTGGCCGACTGGTGGCCGGTGTCCCTGATCGGCCTCGGGCTGTGGTGGTTGCTGGTCGACCGGGCGCGGATCGCCGGCGGCGTGACCATCGTGGTCGGCGCGCTGGTGCTCGCGATGGTCCGGGGTGTGGTCGACCTGTCGCTGGCGAACCTGATCGCGCCGATCGTCCTCGCCGGCATCGGCATCGGCGCGCTGAGCTCCGGCGCACGCCTACGGCGGGCGGTCGCCGTGCCGGCCGGTGGCCCGGCGTCGACGTCCGTCCCGACGGCTCAGGAGCGCTGGCAGCGTGCACCGACCGCCACCGCGGTCTTCGGTGACGCACGCATCGCCATCGGCGACGTCGACGGCGCCGACCACGCGGTGGTCACCGCCGTCTCGGTGTTCGGCGACGTCGAGGTGGCCGTCCCCGCCGGCTGGCGGGTGGTCGACCGCACGACGGCCCTGCTGGGAACCGTCCGCATCCCCCGCGACCAACCCACCTACGCCGAGGCGCCGGTGGTGGAGCTGCACGGCCTGGCGATCTTCGGCGACGCGAAGGTCCGCTATCTCGACGACGACCCGCGGAGCGAGGCATGAACCACCACGCCACCACCGATCCCTCGACCGTGCCACCGTCCGGCCGCGACGCCGTGCGCGCCGCCGGCGACGGCCTGACCGCCCTGGGGCTCGTCCTGGTCGCCTCCGGGCTGTGGGCCGGCCTCGCCGCGCTCGAGGTCCTGCCACCGGGCACCGGCTCGTGGTGGCCGGTGCTGCTGCTGGCCGCGGCCGGCTGGCTGGCGGGCCGCGGCCGACGGAGCGCGGCCGGGACCATGGCCGTCGTCGGCACGGTCCTGCTGGTGGTCACCAACGTCCCCGGCGAGTACCTCTGGCCGGCGTCGCTGATCGCACTGGGCGTCCTGGTCATCGCGGGCGCCGCCCGCGGACGACGCCTG
Coding sequences:
- a CDS encoding LiaF transmembrane domain-containing protein encodes the protein MSTVSSTRTDRPPRVQPTLVLGLLLIAAGGVLLLDRMGHLDAWALVADWWPVSLIGLGLWWLLVDRARIAGGVTIVVGALVLAMVRGVVDLSLANLIAPIVLAGIGIGALSSGARLRRAVAVPAGGPASTSVPTAQERWQRAPTATAVFGDARIAIGDVDGADHAVVTAVSVFGDVEVAVPAGWRVVDRTTALLGTVRIPRDQPTYAEAPVVELHGLAIFGDAKVRYLDDDPRSEA
- a CDS encoding LiaF transmembrane domain-containing protein, translated to MNHHATTDPSTVPPSGRDAVRAAGDGLTALGLVLVASGLWAGLAALEVLPPGTGSWWPVLLLAAAGWLAGRGRRSAAGTMAVVGTVLLVVTNVPGEYLWPASLIALGVLVIAGAARGRRLLHDFPGVSGIALFDDREVEVADGAPLQPLVAVFGETSADLHGLPAGDEVVNCVAVFGSTTLTVPRDVDVEVRPLAVFGDVRTPVPTTGTPARGVVRVRGTAVFGDVRIRRA